A single region of the Actinomycetota bacterium genome encodes:
- a CDS encoding TldD/PmbA family protein → MKDVVSAALDAAQIAGATYADVRVVDTTHEEITVANGRVEGIESATSFGIGIRVICDGAWGFAAMSRIDGEDVAETARHAVAIARASTLAPAASVRLSDAPVAQDSWRGACEIDPFAISVEDKLALLLAADEALRAEPSIKLSKAHLGFYKVHKYFGSSEGSLIEQEYVESGAGIVAHAIGDGEVLPRSYPNSHGGAWTQGGWETILALDLLGNAPRVAEEAAALRSAPYYPSGTTDLVIDASQLALQVHESVGHPTELDRVLGDEAAFAGTSFLDLRDLGVLRYGSEHVTVTADATVPGSLGSYAYDDEGVPAQRDYIIRDGLFSGFLTSRESALTIGRTSNACMRADGWNRIPLIRMNTVSLEPGAWSFDDLIADTEDGLYIETNNSWSIDDKRLNFQFACEIGWEIKDGKLGRMVKSPNYTGITPQFWNSCDAVCSRNHWKVWGLNNCGKGEPMQVAHVAHGAAPARFRGVTVGVGR, encoded by the coding sequence GTGAAGGACGTTGTCTCGGCCGCGCTCGATGCTGCCCAGATTGCCGGCGCCACCTACGCGGACGTGCGAGTAGTCGACACGACGCACGAGGAGATCACGGTAGCCAACGGCCGAGTCGAGGGAATCGAGTCGGCCACTTCCTTCGGCATAGGCATTCGCGTGATCTGCGACGGAGCTTGGGGATTCGCGGCCATGTCGCGAATCGACGGCGAAGACGTCGCCGAGACCGCAAGACACGCGGTCGCCATAGCACGGGCTTCGACCCTCGCGCCAGCCGCATCGGTGCGGCTCTCGGATGCCCCGGTGGCTCAGGACAGCTGGCGCGGAGCGTGTGAGATCGATCCGTTCGCGATCAGTGTCGAGGACAAGTTGGCACTGCTGCTCGCCGCCGACGAGGCACTTCGTGCGGAACCGTCGATCAAGCTCTCCAAGGCGCACCTCGGCTTCTACAAGGTCCACAAGTACTTCGGGTCCTCGGAAGGCAGTCTCATCGAGCAGGAGTACGTCGAGTCCGGGGCCGGGATCGTCGCGCACGCTATCGGTGACGGGGAGGTGCTCCCGCGCAGCTACCCGAACTCGCACGGCGGCGCATGGACCCAGGGCGGATGGGAGACGATCCTCGCTCTCGATCTCCTCGGCAACGCACCGCGCGTGGCCGAGGAGGCTGCCGCCCTCCGTTCGGCGCCCTACTACCCTAGCGGCACGACCGACCTCGTCATCGACGCGAGCCAGCTCGCGCTGCAGGTTCACGAGTCCGTCGGACACCCGACCGAGCTCGACCGCGTCCTCGGCGATGAAGCCGCGTTCGCCGGGACGTCCTTCCTGGACCTGCGGGACCTGGGCGTGCTTCGCTATGGCTCCGAACACGTTACGGTGACCGCGGATGCCACCGTACCCGGGTCGCTCGGGAGCTACGCCTACGACGACGAGGGCGTACCGGCCCAGCGCGATTACATCATCCGGGACGGGCTCTTCTCCGGCTTCCTGACATCGCGCGAATCGGCGCTCACGATCGGGCGCACGAGCAACGCTTGCATGCGGGCAGACGGCTGGAATCGCATCCCGCTCATCAGGATGAACACGGTCTCCCTCGAGCCCGGCGCCTGGTCCTTTGACGACCTGATCGCCGACACGGAGGACGGCCTCTACATAGAGACTAACAACTCGTGGTCCATCGACGACAAGCGCCTGAACTTCCAGTTCGCCTGCGAGATAGGCTGGGAGATCAAGGACGGCAAGCTCGGCAGAATGGTCAAGAGCCCCAACTACACCGGCATCACTCCGCAGTTCTGGAACTCGTGCGATGCCGTGTGTTCGCGAAACCACTGGAAGGTATGGGGACTGAACAACTGCGGCAAGGGAGAGCCCATGCAGGTTGCTCACGTCGCGCATGGTGCCGCGCCCGCCAGGTTCCGCGGCGTGACCGTGGGGGTGGGCCGATGA